A single Limanda limanda chromosome 19, fLimLim1.1, whole genome shotgun sequence DNA region contains:
- the LOC133025640 gene encoding coiled-coil domain-containing protein 106-like encodes MNPPTCRDDAPPPEHYMPQSSSAAAGGGGGGGGGGGGLYLDAYEVSFPLEENMEQPAAYDLNQGQPMMDEPVVHEPPHSHYSPFILVSNLRAHLYVALEKNAWLQKRSEELEEERNFLRCQLNRFIVNMSPDVTEWCGDAQRNIKVLPATSPSPPSPMTTRSGMTLKAVGPRSRRSTALPVKQEYHVEEEKYYTDDEFVEEEEEEDDEDEEEVSEKGSKKKGRGRSNGEPRMKMRRIFRITHGRERQRVKDPDGVLIRYKKILTTYQRVRSMSRAFQIHGVDRNTMASTSPVAELLLVAPEKVAEVGEFEASKEKLLDYARRCYKTMDEATHAKVQSLKKIHKLLPISYRFRN; translated from the exons ATGAATCCTCCAACCTGCAGAGACGATGCACCCCCCCCAG AGCACTACATGCCACAGtcctcttcagctgctgcaggaggaggaggaggaggaggaggaggtggggggggtttgTATCTGGACGCCTACGAGGTCTCCTTCCCCCTGGAGGAGAACATGGAGCAGCCCGCGGCCTACGACCTGAACCAGGGTCAGCCCATGATGGACG agccggTGGTGCACGAGCCTCCTCACTCCCACTACAGCCCGTTCATCCTGGTCTCGAACCTGCGGGCCCACCTGTACGTCGCCCTGGAGAAGAACGCCTGGCTGCAGAAGCGCagcgaggagctggaggaggaacgCAACTTCCTGCGCTGTCAGCTGAATCGCTTCATCGTCAACATGAGTCCGGACG TGACAGAGTGGTGTGGCGACGCCCAGCGGAACATAAAGGTCCTGCCCGccacctccccctctcctccctcccccatgACCACCAGGTCTGGAATGACCCTCAAGGCCGTGGGGCCGCGGAGCCGCCGCAGCACCGCCCTCCCCG TCAAGCAGGAGTATcacgtggaggaggagaaatacTACACCGACGATGAGtttgtggaggaagaagaggaggaggacgatgaagacgaggaggaggtgtCAGAGAAGGGGTCGAAGAAGAAAGGCCGAGGGCGGAGCAACGGGGAGccgaggatgaagatgaggaggatctTCAGGATCACACATGgcagggagaggcagagag TTAAAGATCCGGACGGCGTTCTGATTCGCTACAAGAAGATCCTGACCACCTACCAGCGGGTGAGGAGCATGTCCAGAGCCTTCCAGATCCACGGCGTGGACCGCAACACCATGGCCTCCACATCCCCGgtggcagagctgctgctggtcgCCCCGGAGAAG GTGGCGGAGGTCGGAGAGTTCGAGGCCTCGAAGGAGAAGCTTCTGGATTACGCCCGGCGCTGCTACAAGACCATGGACGAGGCGACGCACGCGAAGGTCCAGAGTCTGAAGAAGATTCACAAGCTGCTTCCCATCTCCTACAGGTTCAGAAACTGA
- the tmem238a gene encoding transmembrane protein 238a — protein MGLCDGLSHCKVALAWAVLMDLLGGAALLVGVFAHLEINGQDFGDLLVYTGALLVLMSLAGWVLWYSGNIDGLTSKKELGHIGSAVDRLARNLSRKIRIYRGHR, from the exons ATGGGCCTCTGTGACGGCCTCTCTCACTGTAAAGTGGCTCTGGCCTGGGCCGTGCTGATGGACTTACTGGGTGGAGCCGCTCTGCTGGTGGGAGTCTTCGCCCACCTGGAAATCAACGGACAGGACTTCGGAGACTTACTGGTTTATACTG GAGCGCTGCTGGTGCTCATGTCTCTGGCCGGCTGGGTGCTGTGGTACAGCGGGAACATCGACGGCCTGACGTCCAAGAAGGAGCTGGGACACATCGGCAGCGCGGTGGACCGACTCGCTCGCAACCTCAGCCGCAAGATCCGCATCTACCGGGGCCACCGCTGA